In a genomic window of Sulfurisphaera tokodaii str. 7:
- a CDS encoding amidohydrolase family protein — MIFKNARVITPKGIIETDFEVEEGKIKKIKKDIVGEGKDLSGYYVLPSVIDGHTHFNSRYLGAKEIIPTADDYKSGSEITLAGGITSIINFIDPLNREVTEAVKDEIEKAKSTAGIDYSFHLIIKRKDQINYLPEIIKMGIKSIKMFMAYKGSMQVDDETIYLVMKKAKELGVTVAIHAENGDVIEVLHNEYKDKKDAIYHALTRPVEVEEEAVNRASMLAYLTGAKTYIVHISSPTSLDIISYWRKKGAKIFSETCPHYLLFDDSYYLRSDGNRFIMSPPLRRKELREELVRKLHMVNTLGSDYSGFMSVYKDKALSYIEVPNGVSSTEFLVPTIMSFLFDNLITPEKVAEITSYNQIKLYNLKEKGFDEGKDADFTVIKREEWIVKDWHGKMDYSIYEGVKFKAKVIQTYLRGELTFDEDYKGSRGKLLKR, encoded by the coding sequence ATGATATTTAAAAATGCTAGGGTAATAACACCTAAAGGAATTATTGAAACAGATTTTGAGGTTGAAGAAGGAAAAATTAAGAAAATTAAGAAGGATATAGTAGGTGAAGGAAAAGACTTATCTGGTTATTATGTACTGCCTAGTGTAATTGATGGACATACGCATTTTAACTCAAGATATTTAGGGGCTAAAGAAATAATTCCCACGGCAGATGATTATAAAAGTGGTAGTGAAATAACATTAGCAGGCGGAATAACTTCTATAATAAACTTTATTGATCCTTTAAATAGAGAAGTAACAGAGGCAGTTAAAGATGAGATAGAAAAAGCTAAAAGTACTGCTGGTATTGATTATTCCTTTCATTTAATTATTAAAAGAAAAGATCAGATTAATTATTTACCAGAAATTATTAAAATGGGTATAAAAAGCATAAAAATGTTCATGGCATATAAGGGAAGTATGCAAGTTGATGATGAAACAATATATCTTGTCATGAAGAAAGCTAAAGAGTTAGGCGTAACTGTTGCAATCCATGCTGAGAACGGCGATGTTATAGAGGTCTTACACAATGAGTACAAAGATAAGAAAGATGCAATATATCATGCACTTACAAGACCAGTAGAAGTTGAGGAAGAAGCCGTTAATAGGGCTTCTATGTTAGCTTATTTAACTGGCGCTAAAACTTATATTGTTCATATTTCTTCTCCTACATCTCTAGATATAATATCTTATTGGAGAAAGAAGGGAGCTAAAATTTTCAGCGAGACTTGTCCACATTACCTTTTATTTGACGATAGTTATTATCTAAGATCAGATGGAAATAGATTTATAATGTCACCTCCATTGAGAAGAAAAGAATTAAGAGAAGAACTTGTAAGAAAACTTCACATGGTAAATACTTTAGGAAGTGATTACTCTGGTTTTATGTCTGTTTATAAGGATAAGGCATTAAGCTACATTGAAGTTCCAAATGGTGTATCTTCAACAGAATTTTTAGTCCCTACAATTATGTCTTTTCTTTTTGACAATTTAATAACACCAGAAAAAGTTGCTGAAATAACTTCTTATAACCAGATAAAACTTTATAACTTAAAAGAAAAAGGATTCGATGAAGGAAAAGATGCCGATTTTACAGTTATAAAGAGAGAAGAATGGATTGTAAAAGATTGGCACGGTAAGATGGATTACTCAATTTACGAGGGAGTAAAATTCAAAGCAAAAGTTATTCAAACTTACTTGAGAGGTGAATTAACCTTTGATGAGGATTATAAAGGTAGTAGAGGAAAATTATTGAAAAGATAA
- a CDS encoding metallophosphoesterase family protein: MGNETKILFVSDIHGSEVVFRKALNAAKMFSVDYLILGGDIVSKDFALYLKKGNSIYLGEKEISLDEIEKAYKNSGLAPLFFESKDELEEFHSNQQFRREKILDFIQGQIDSWIKIFEEKTKNTKFKTIWNTGNDDPLEVDSYLERYGIKVAENEFIEINDLVMVSSGYVNPTPWNTYRELPESTLYNRLMDKITKLENPEFAIFNFHAPPYNTKLDIANVNNKNIHVGSQTIRELIEKYQPLLGLHGHIHESPNTDKIGNTTIVNPGSNYKDGILNYALIVIRKESKGFGRAYIKKFEVKSVILGRG; encoded by the coding sequence ATGGGAAATGAAACAAAAATATTGTTCGTCTCTGATATTCATGGTTCTGAGGTAGTGTTTAGAAAAGCTTTGAATGCCGCCAAAATGTTTTCAGTAGATTACCTTATTCTTGGTGGGGATATAGTATCTAAGGATTTTGCATTGTATTTAAAGAAAGGCAATTCTATATATTTAGGTGAAAAAGAGATATCTCTCGATGAAATTGAAAAAGCGTATAAAAACTCTGGTTTAGCTCCTTTATTTTTCGAATCAAAAGACGAGTTAGAAGAATTTCATTCTAATCAGCAGTTTAGGAGAGAGAAAATCTTAGACTTTATTCAAGGTCAAATAGATTCCTGGATCAAAATATTTGAGGAAAAAACTAAAAATACCAAATTCAAAACAATTTGGAATACGGGTAATGACGATCCATTAGAAGTAGACTCTTATTTAGAAAGGTATGGAATAAAGGTTGCCGAAAATGAATTTATCGAAATCAATGATCTAGTGATGGTAAGCAGTGGTTATGTGAACCCAACTCCTTGGAATACTTATAGGGAATTACCAGAGTCTACACTTTATAATAGGCTAATGGATAAGATAACAAAATTGGAAAACCCGGAATTTGCAATATTTAATTTTCATGCACCACCTTATAATACTAAGCTAGATATTGCAAATGTAAATAATAAGAATATTCATGTAGGATCGCAAACAATTAGAGAGCTTATTGAAAAGTATCAACCCTTATTAGGATTACATGGACATATTCATGAATCTCCTAATACTGATAAAATTGGGAATACAACAATTGTAAATCCGGGAAGTAATTATAAAGATGGAATATTAAATTATGCACTAATAGTAATTAGGAAAGAGTCTAAGGGTTTTGGAAGGGCATATATAAAGAAGTTTGAAGTAAAGAGTGTAATATTGGGTAGAGGTTAA
- a CDS encoding amidohydrolase family protein has protein sequence MIKIPAFYDMHSHLENAFIGNEGAKSLEEAVETWSKIRDKMTLNEIKKRIEKVALIELFYGTTHIRVHADTCSKNSVKAAILAKDELKEYIDLQIVAFPEQGIFKCSKDDFVRYSSMVDIIGGKPEADNDPYLHMDFIAELAYKLQKPIDVHIDQHDEKTKHSEYMLGVIKTHLALSHLTALHFYSENYAKKLIRMIKEKNASVISSPLTAFYLNGGNSYPMFRGVTRVKELLRENINVCLGHDDTQNPFYPAGVGDMLQVLWLLMNIEKTFDISWLDLITTNAEKEFGNKNEDYILVDLKDVKELLFTMMPRHVVFRKGKIVAKSTVEVKVLDLNPFDLMRELYRDNLNNSL, from the coding sequence TTGATAAAAATACCAGCCTTTTACGATATGCATTCACATCTAGAAAATGCCTTCATTGGTAATGAAGGTGCTAAGAGTTTAGAAGAAGCTGTAGAAACATGGAGTAAAATAAGAGATAAGATGACACTTAATGAGATAAAGAAAAGAATTGAGAAAGTGGCTTTGATAGAACTATTTTATGGTACAACTCACATAAGAGTCCATGCAGATACATGCTCTAAAAATAGTGTGAAAGCGGCTATTTTAGCAAAAGATGAATTGAAAGAATATATTGATTTGCAAATTGTAGCATTTCCTGAGCAAGGCATATTTAAGTGTTCAAAAGATGATTTTGTAAGATATTCCTCAATGGTTGATATAATTGGAGGAAAGCCTGAGGCTGACAACGACCCTTACCTTCATATGGATTTCATAGCCGAATTAGCATATAAACTTCAGAAGCCTATAGACGTTCATATTGACCAGCATGATGAGAAAACCAAACATAGTGAGTATATGCTAGGAGTTATTAAAACTCATTTAGCCTTAAGTCATTTAACTGCTTTACATTTTTATTCTGAAAATTATGCTAAAAAGTTAATAAGAATGATTAAGGAAAAGAATGCAAGTGTAATTAGCTCACCATTAACAGCCTTCTATCTTAATGGGGGTAATTCTTATCCGATGTTTAGAGGAGTCACAAGAGTAAAAGAGTTACTAAGAGAGAATATAAATGTTTGCTTAGGTCATGATGATACCCAAAACCCATTTTATCCAGCTGGTGTAGGTGATATGCTTCAAGTCTTATGGCTTCTAATGAATATAGAAAAAACATTTGATATTTCATGGTTAGATTTAATAACTACTAATGCAGAAAAAGAATTTGGAAATAAAAACGAAGATTATATCTTAGTTGATTTGAAAGATGTTAAAGAACTTTTATTCACAATGATGCCAAGACACGTAGTTTTTAGAAAAGGAAAAATTGTTGCTAAATCTACTGTAGAAGTGAAAGTATTAGATTTAAATCCATTTGATCTAATGAGAGAATTGTATAGAGATAACTTAAATAATTCATTATAA
- a CDS encoding xanthine dehydrogenase family protein molybdopterin-binding subunit — protein sequence MLYYYVDDIRGKYKVVSFIRSNKPYAKFSIRGKVYTWKDIDFTIPKIFDNEGKLKEIEIPLLAKDRALYTGQPLGMVIGEDEYDAEDKKEEVEVEYEDLSGPIYEPDNVIHSFSQGEYEFGENSFSLKLIFNRQSPAPLEGRGVIVTHEDGRLIIRISTQAPTVARKIVSNMLDLNEEKIEIKVPRVGGGFGAKQDIIMEELAVIALSYVTGEDLKWIERKSEHIMTSQGRGQQHDVTVYYNSNGKITGIIDNITYDMGAFPLPWSGISPLYVTLMNLRNVYDIKIKTNVKVVASNNPPQGAFRGFGRPEAFFVIERIMDEVSRRLKIDPINIREKNLGKINNDIGDVKRVLERLRERYNEYKKKYKVGIGVSLYVHYASPTSKVLIGEEKSFIGGYECVSLRLTSNGIVEVKTTTVDMGQGISDVLREIVKRELDYDRIVVYTGSQDVNGFGSWASRSVITAGNATLLAARELKEKIDKLGGIKRVLEKLNNSPWELEEKELYSIKCYEPEESIGAISAQISVVEYDGTNFHLRENYIIIDIGVPADEDKVKGQIIGGIIQALGGVLYENVNEPYNYLIPTAKEVPKVEVELLNTPSSTPGGFRGVGENSISGAYASIANAISDFIPVYEIPIKRV from the coding sequence ATGCTATATTATTATGTAGATGATATTAGGGGTAAATATAAAGTAGTAAGTTTTATAAGATCAAATAAACCTTATGCTAAATTTAGTATTAGGGGAAAGGTTTATACGTGGAAAGATATAGATTTCACTATTCCAAAAATCTTTGATAATGAGGGAAAGTTAAAAGAGATAGAAATACCACTTTTAGCAAAAGATAGAGCATTATATACTGGTCAGCCGTTAGGAATGGTTATAGGAGAGGATGAGTATGATGCCGAAGATAAGAAAGAGGAGGTTGAAGTAGAGTACGAAGATTTGAGTGGTCCGATCTATGAACCAGATAATGTAATACATTCTTTTTCTCAAGGAGAGTATGAATTTGGTGAAAATTCTTTCTCGTTAAAGCTCATATTTAATAGACAATCCCCAGCTCCTTTAGAAGGAAGAGGTGTAATTGTAACTCATGAGGATGGAAGATTAATAATACGAATTTCAACACAAGCACCAACAGTAGCTAGGAAAATAGTCTCAAATATGCTAGATTTGAATGAGGAAAAAATTGAAATTAAAGTACCTAGAGTAGGTGGAGGTTTTGGTGCCAAACAAGATATTATAATGGAAGAATTAGCCGTAATAGCTTTATCTTATGTAACTGGGGAAGACTTAAAGTGGATTGAAAGAAAGTCAGAACATATTATGACATCACAAGGCAGGGGTCAACAGCATGATGTGACTGTTTATTATAACAGTAATGGAAAAATAACGGGAATTATTGATAATATAACTTATGATATGGGTGCTTTTCCTTTACCATGGTCTGGTATTTCACCCTTGTATGTCACACTTATGAACTTAAGGAATGTGTATGATATAAAAATAAAAACTAACGTAAAAGTAGTTGCCTCTAACAATCCGCCACAAGGAGCTTTCAGAGGTTTTGGTAGGCCAGAAGCGTTCTTTGTTATAGAACGAATTATGGATGAAGTTAGTAGAAGATTAAAAATTGACCCTATCAATATTAGAGAAAAAAATTTAGGAAAAATCAATAATGATATAGGAGATGTAAAAAGGGTTTTAGAGAGATTAAGGGAGAGATATAATGAGTATAAAAAGAAATATAAGGTTGGTATAGGGGTTTCACTTTACGTTCATTATGCCTCACCTACATCTAAAGTTTTAATAGGTGAAGAAAAATCATTTATTGGTGGATATGAGTGCGTCTCATTAAGGTTAACTAGCAATGGCATAGTTGAGGTTAAAACCACTACAGTTGACATGGGTCAAGGAATAAGTGATGTTTTAAGAGAAATAGTGAAGAGGGAATTAGATTACGATAGAATTGTTGTTTATACTGGTTCACAAGATGTTAATGGGTTTGGTAGTTGGGCTAGTAGGAGTGTAATTACTGCTGGGAACGCTACTCTTTTGGCTGCTAGGGAGTTAAAAGAGAAGATTGATAAACTTGGTGGGATAAAAAGAGTTTTAGAAAAATTAAATAATTCACCTTGGGAATTAGAAGAAAAAGAGTTGTACTCAATAAAATGTTATGAGCCGGAAGAATCAATTGGTGCAATAAGTGCTCAAATAAGTGTAGTTGAGTATGATGGTACAAATTTCCACTTAAGAGAAAATTATATAATTATTGATATAGGAGTTCCTGCAGATGAGGACAAAGTAAAAGGACAAATAATTGGAGGAATAATACAAGCATTAGGTGGGGTTCTTTACGAGAATGTCAATGAACCTTATAATTATCTAATACCAACAGCCAAAGAGGTTCCTAAAGTTGAAGTAGAATTACTTAATACACCTTCAAGTACTCCAGGTGGATTTAGGGGTGTTGGAGAAAACAGCATTTCTGGTGCTTATGCATCTATTGCAAATGCAATTTCAGACTTTATCCCAGTCTATGAAATACCTATAAAGAGGGTGTGA
- the tenA gene encoding thiaminase II: MLSDELWGSISDIYSSILSHPFIKGLTDGTLEEEKFKYYILQDFLYLREFSRALAILSAKAEKQDDSVLFATHVSDVLRVERSLHEYFISLWNVDVSRVKPSPTNLLYTSYLLSVVYSRPFYEGVSAVLPCYWIYMEVGKELLKKGSPNPLYKRWIETYGGEEYEKGVRAVINLVNSFNLTKEEKEAVKRHFRITSMFEYMFWDMAYRLEKFPFDF; encoded by the coding sequence ATGCTATCAGACGAACTTTGGGGCTCGATTTCAGATATTTATTCTTCGATACTATCACATCCATTCATTAAGGGGTTAACTGATGGGACATTAGAGGAAGAGAAATTTAAATATTATATCCTGCAAGACTTTTTGTATTTAAGAGAGTTTAGTAGGGCATTAGCTATACTATCTGCTAAGGCAGAAAAGCAAGATGATTCAGTCCTTTTCGCTACTCATGTTAGTGATGTATTAAGAGTAGAAAGGAGCCTTCATGAGTATTTTATCTCTTTATGGAATGTTGATGTTAGTAGGGTTAAGCCATCTCCCACGAATCTTCTTTATACATCATACTTACTTTCAGTAGTTTATTCGAGACCATTTTATGAAGGTGTTAGTGCTGTTCTTCCATGTTATTGGATATATATGGAAGTTGGGAAGGAATTATTAAAGAAGGGTTCTCCAAATCCTTTGTATAAACGTTGGATAGAGACTTACGGCGGTGAGGAATATGAGAAGGGAGTAAGAGCTGTAATAAATCTAGTTAATTCGTTTAATTTAACTAAGGAAGAAAAAGAGGCTGTTAAGAGACATTTTAGGATTACGTCAATGTTCGAGTATATGTTCTGGGATATGGCTTATAGGTTAGAAAAGTTCCCATTTGATTTTTAA
- a CDS encoding alpha-mannosidase, with protein MRTLNELEARLTLIYGNSFVNVKRLNWINLEIEGKENSYLIILDHEGSGLIKIDGEPYFELDKYHVIIPLPVGKHKISVEMSEYKDFGEKVHPSPGIPYYAELDFNAYRLYIYGTQVLDLIKSVEDEELRNDLIYALTKALKEAYFETISNDQLFIISKLAKTSLDLSRIYKELEYRMEEDKNREKYKKGLEVLKEELLKLKEKYGKRGVLIGIGHAHIDTAWLWPFDETKRKVIRTFSTVLTLLDKYNFRFIQSSALYYEWVKEIYPELFEKIKVKVKENKWELGAFYVESDTNMISGESLARQLLYSQRFYLENFDKIAKILWLPDTFGFSASLPQIAKLGGIELFATHKVFWNDTNKFPYNVFKWVTPNNDYLPSIAFGNGKGGYNSDFSVSSVLEQYKNWREKDQPVLYSFGYGDGGGGPNEEMLIRAEAIDLLPILPSVKFEEIKVNPIDEWKGELYLETHRGVFTSHSKMKLLNRKAEVSLREAELWSSLAGNYDKERFRRLWKIVLKNQFHDVLPGSAIKDVYKVAYEELEKVIEEAENIAKEAMLKLLGSQGEEIYLFNSLNWDREEYVEINGKFYKVKVPSIGFTAFKPEEVKEKVNVKEFEDYYQIENKFFVLKLGKEGKLLSLYDKEAKREVLKGPSNVLTFYENIPGWADAWDIEKGYEETNFVVKASSSTVIEDTVVNVKYTYKFRNSEVYQIVRIYPDHRRIDFITTLRMRDRELLLKAWFNFDVNTDKAISDIPFGVIERFTWQNTSWDMARFEVPIQKFVDLSEGNYGVALLSEGKYGVSLRGTSVGLSLTKTPLYPDPTTDLEEVTFTYSLYPHIGDWRKAEVIKRAYELNIPIKIVRGKSAEKEKSFVKINNLILEAVKIAEDDDSLIFRLYDVENVRDECEIVLPFEVLSAESLDLLELNRVPRVVKVESNKVRVSFKNRDILTLRLRYKIA; from the coding sequence ATGAGAACTCTAAACGAACTCGAAGCTAGGCTAACGCTTATTTACGGTAATTCTTTCGTAAATGTGAAAAGACTAAACTGGATTAATTTAGAAATCGAGGGAAAGGAAAACTCTTATCTGATAATTTTAGATCATGAAGGTTCTGGTCTCATAAAAATTGATGGGGAACCTTATTTTGAGCTGGATAAGTATCATGTAATTATTCCTTTACCAGTAGGTAAGCATAAGATAAGTGTTGAGATGAGTGAGTATAAGGATTTTGGAGAAAAGGTTCATCCATCTCCCGGAATTCCGTATTATGCAGAGCTTGATTTTAATGCATACAGACTTTACATATACGGAACACAAGTTCTGGATTTGATAAAAAGCGTAGAGGATGAAGAATTAAGAAATGATTTAATTTACGCACTAACAAAGGCTTTGAAGGAGGCTTATTTTGAGACTATTTCAAATGATCAGTTGTTTATAATCTCTAAACTGGCTAAAACGTCATTAGACCTTAGCAGAATCTATAAAGAGTTGGAATATAGAATGGAGGAAGATAAGAATAGAGAGAAATATAAGAAAGGACTGGAGGTTTTGAAGGAGGAATTATTGAAACTTAAGGAGAAATATGGTAAAAGAGGTGTTTTAATAGGGATTGGGCATGCGCATATTGATACAGCTTGGCTTTGGCCATTTGATGAAACTAAAAGAAAGGTTATAAGAACTTTTTCGACTGTTTTAACACTTCTTGATAAGTATAATTTCCGTTTTATCCAGAGTTCTGCCCTTTATTATGAATGGGTTAAGGAAATTTATCCTGAACTGTTTGAAAAGATAAAGGTGAAAGTGAAAGAGAATAAGTGGGAGCTAGGTGCATTTTATGTTGAATCCGATACCAACATGATTTCTGGGGAATCATTAGCTAGACAACTACTGTACTCCCAGAGATTTTACTTAGAAAATTTCGATAAAATTGCTAAAATTTTATGGTTACCAGATACCTTTGGTTTTTCTGCCTCTTTACCACAAATTGCTAAGTTAGGCGGTATCGAGCTTTTCGCTACTCATAAAGTTTTCTGGAATGATACTAATAAATTCCCATATAATGTGTTCAAATGGGTTACACCAAATAACGATTATTTGCCTTCAATAGCTTTTGGAAATGGTAAAGGCGGTTATAATTCTGATTTCTCTGTCTCTAGTGTTTTAGAGCAATACAAGAACTGGAGGGAAAAGGATCAGCCTGTACTTTACTCTTTTGGTTACGGTGACGGAGGAGGGGGACCAAATGAGGAAATGCTAATTAGGGCTGAAGCTATAGATTTACTTCCAATCCTACCTAGTGTGAAGTTTGAGGAGATAAAGGTTAATCCCATTGATGAGTGGAAAGGTGAACTGTATTTAGAAACTCATAGGGGTGTCTTTACTTCTCACTCTAAAATGAAGTTACTTAATAGGAAAGCTGAGGTTAGTCTAAGAGAGGCTGAATTATGGTCTTCTTTAGCTGGCAATTATGATAAGGAAAGGTTTAGGAGATTATGGAAGATTGTATTGAAGAATCAATTTCATGATGTTCTACCCGGTTCGGCAATTAAAGATGTATATAAGGTGGCATATGAAGAGTTAGAAAAAGTGATTGAAGAAGCTGAAAATATTGCAAAGGAGGCAATGCTTAAGCTTCTAGGCTCTCAGGGTGAAGAAATCTATTTGTTTAATTCTCTCAATTGGGATAGGGAGGAATATGTTGAGATTAATGGCAAGTTTTACAAGGTTAAAGTCCCTTCAATAGGTTTCACTGCGTTTAAACCAGAAGAGGTAAAGGAAAAGGTTAATGTAAAAGAGTTTGAAGATTACTATCAGATCGAAAATAAGTTCTTTGTATTAAAGTTAGGTAAAGAAGGGAAACTACTTTCGCTGTATGATAAGGAAGCTAAGAGAGAAGTATTGAAGGGGCCAAGTAATGTACTTACATTTTATGAAAATATTCCAGGATGGGCAGACGCTTGGGATATTGAGAAAGGTTATGAGGAAACTAATTTTGTGGTTAAGGCAAGTTCTTCAACTGTTATAGAGGATACTGTTGTAAATGTGAAATATACGTACAAATTTAGAAACTCAGAGGTTTATCAGATTGTAAGAATTTATCCAGACCATAGAAGAATTGATTTTATTACTACGTTAAGAATGAGGGATAGAGAGTTACTTTTAAAAGCGTGGTTTAATTTTGACGTTAATACTGATAAAGCGATCTCTGATATTCCTTTTGGAGTAATTGAAAGGTTTACTTGGCAAAATACTAGTTGGGATATGGCAAGATTTGAAGTTCCTATTCAGAAGTTTGTGGATCTGTCTGAAGGAAATTATGGTGTTGCATTACTAAGTGAGGGTAAGTATGGTGTTTCTTTACGCGGGACTTCGGTAGGTCTAAGTTTGACTAAAACTCCCTTGTACCCAGATCCAACAACAGATCTGGAGGAAGTCACATTTACTTATTCTCTTTACCCACATATAGGTGATTGGCGTAAGGCTGAGGTTATTAAAAGAGCTTATGAATTGAATATCCCGATAAAGATTGTTAGGGGTAAAAGTGCTGAAAAAGAAAAGAGTTTTGTAAAAATTAACAATTTGATTTTAGAGGCTGTTAAGATCGCTGAAGATGATGATAGTTTAATTTTTAGGCTTTATGATGTAGAGAATGTAAGAGATGAGTGCGAAATAGTTTTACCCTTTGAAGTTTTGTCTGCTGAAAGTTTAGATCTTCTTGAGTTAAATAGGGTTCCAAGAGTTGTGAAAGTTGAGAGTAATAAAGTTAGAGTTAGTTTCAAAAATAGGGATATACTAACCTTACGACTACGCTATAAAATAGCTTAA
- a CDS encoding molybdopterin-dependent oxidoreductase → MKRRDFLKALFISTSLLVIGRLSLYEYNNYQHVQNALTPFGSWYVVQIAGTPEISVNNYVLTVDGEVENPIRLTYQDLLKMPSIEVKDTIQCVSDPYFLRANVVWTGVPLKYIIDMVKPSPNVIKVIGYGAEGYTADLPISKAMEPNVIIAYMVDGKPLPQVHGYPVRLAVPGWWGYTYVKWLVRLYFTSKNILGYWESRGYPDYAKK, encoded by the coding sequence ATGAAAAGGAGAGATTTCCTAAAGGCATTATTCATCTCAACCTCACTATTAGTTATTGGCAGATTATCATTATATGAATATAATAATTATCAACATGTGCAAAACGCATTAACACCCTTCGGATCATGGTATGTAGTTCAGATAGCCGGTACTCCGGAAATTAGTGTAAATAATTATGTCTTAACTGTTGACGGTGAAGTAGAAAATCCTATTAGACTCACTTATCAAGATCTTCTTAAAATGCCTTCAATAGAGGTTAAAGACACCATACAGTGTGTTTCCGACCCTTATTTTTTAAGAGCTAACGTAGTATGGACAGGAGTACCTCTAAAGTACATAATTGATATGGTTAAACCTTCACCGAATGTAATTAAAGTTATAGGCTATGGTGCAGAGGGATATACTGCTGATCTTCCAATCTCAAAAGCAATGGAACCAAACGTAATTATTGCCTATATGGTTGATGGAAAACCCCTACCACAGGTTCATGGTTATCCAGTGAGGTTAGCTGTTCCAGGCTGGTGGGGATATACTTACGTTAAATGGTTAGTCAGACTTTACTTCACTTCTAAAAACATCTTAGGTTATTGGGAATCTAGGGGGTATCCGGACTATGCAAAGAAGTAA
- a CDS encoding APC family permease, translating into MSRSLFVRESSGLVKNVSALDSVMLNLGNMSAGIALFTSISPYIPPGGVIWIASLIGLLLTLPQAYIYIYLSGKIPKTGGDYIWLSRILHGSVGVTMAFALMIESTAYFALVAYFFSSAVSTVIGTIGTMDGIKSLVALSSSLTAPIPSYVLGAGIFGIIIAFNIFKAKWGYSLVTISTLISLVTTIIAMIVIAVNIPDFSTAIVPFLSKEGIMPPPNYSSSVPPPNLLVSLSGILPLLAIFTYPWMQASPAVASETKKVKYVQMGVILPLLVTGILITLGFALMYIAGGYTLTNYLFTNPSSAFIYTFWTVAMGLTTNQVLQWIIGIGLMTWEFAVLAYGVIVFSRYIFAMAFDRVFPEIFTRLNRFGSPVYTHLFDLGLTLAFLVLPVVSISGATALYGAIVIGMIYFFTVSIAGVLYGIRNKVLSLIIAGLFEAGYFVYLTYESITNPVFGFAESNGLPNPITLGFVIGSFVVGVIIYFIARRINLSKGIDLELLYKEIPPD; encoded by the coding sequence ATGAGTAGGAGTTTGTTTGTTAGAGAAAGCTCTGGGTTAGTAAAAAATGTAAGTGCATTAGACTCAGTAATGCTAAATTTAGGTAATATGTCAGCTGGAATAGCACTATTTACTTCAATTTCGCCATATATTCCACCTGGCGGAGTAATATGGATTGCATCATTAATAGGACTCCTTCTAACATTACCTCAAGCATATATATACATTTATTTATCGGGTAAGATACCAAAAACTGGCGGTGATTATATTTGGCTCTCAAGAATCTTACATGGTAGTGTTGGAGTTACAATGGCCTTTGCTTTAATGATTGAGTCTACAGCATATTTTGCATTAGTGGCTTACTTCTTCTCATCTGCAGTTAGTACTGTAATTGGGACTATTGGTACAATGGATGGGATAAAATCATTAGTAGCCTTATCATCGTCATTAACCGCTCCTATTCCTTCTTATGTACTTGGAGCGGGTATTTTTGGTATAATAATAGCGTTTAATATATTTAAAGCAAAATGGGGTTATTCATTAGTGACTATAAGTACTCTTATCTCTCTAGTTACTACAATAATAGCTATGATTGTAATTGCTGTTAATATACCCGATTTTAGTACAGCTATTGTACCGTTTTTATCGAAAGAAGGAATAATGCCTCCACCTAATTACTCTTCATCAGTCCCTCCACCTAATTTATTAGTCTCTTTGTCTGGAATATTACCACTTTTAGCAATATTTACTTATCCATGGATGCAGGCAAGTCCTGCAGTAGCTTCAGAAACAAAAAAGGTGAAATATGTCCAAATGGGAGTAATATTACCCCTTTTAGTTACTGGAATTCTGATAACTTTAGGTTTCGCATTGATGTATATAGCTGGTGGATACACTCTCACAAATTATTTATTTACTAATCCATCGTCAGCTTTTATTTATACCTTTTGGACAGTTGCAATGGGTTTAACCACAAATCAAGTGTTGCAATGGATTATTGGAATAGGTTTAATGACATGGGAGTTTGCTGTATTAGCTTATGGTGTTATAGTCTTTTCAAGATATATATTTGCAATGGCTTTTGATAGAGTATTCCCAGAAATTTTCACTAGGCTAAATAGATTCGGATCACCAGTTTATACTCATTTATTTGATTTAGGCTTAACATTAGCATTTTTAGTATTGCCAGTAGTTTCAATCAGTGGTGCGACCGCGCTTTATGGCGCAATAGTTATAGGCATGATTTACTTCTTTACGGTAAGTATTGCTGGAGTTCTTTATGGAATAAGAAATAAGGTTCTATCATTGATAATAGCCGGTTTATTTGAGGCTGGATATTTTGTCTATTTAACTTACGAATCTATTACAAATCCTGTGTTTGGTTTTGCTGAATCTAATGGTCTGCCGAATCCTATAACTTTAGGGTTTGTTATAGGAAGTTTTGTAGTAGGCGTAATAATTTACTTTATTGCCAGAAGGATAAATTTAAGTAAAGGAATTGATTTAGAGTTACTGTATAAAGAAATACCCCCGGATTAA